One Carassius carassius chromosome 28, fCarCar2.1, whole genome shotgun sequence genomic window carries:
- the LOC132107731 gene encoding solute carrier family 25 member 36-A-like has protein sequence MSQRDTLVHLFAGGCGGTVGAILTCPLEVVKTRLQSSSITLCISEVHLSTVNGASVARVAPPGPLHCLRLILEKEGPRSLFRGLGPNLIGVAPSRAIYFAAYSSSKERLNCVFEPDSTQLHMTSAGIAGFTAITATNPIWLIKTRLQLDARKRGERRMNAFECVRRVYQTDGLRGFYRGMSASYAGISETVIHFVIYESIKRRLLEAKAATHMDGAEDTAKDASDFVGMMLAAATSKTCATCIAYPHEVIRTRLREEGTKYRSFFQSLNLVIREESYRALYRGLTTHLVRQIPNTAVMMCTYEFVVYLLEG, from the exons ATGAGCCAGAGAGACACGCTCGTGCATCTGTTTGCTGGGGG atgTGGAGGCACGGTGGGTGCGATCCTGACCTGTCCGTTAGAGGTGGTGAAGACGAGGCTTCAGTCTTCCTCAATAACGCTTTGCATCTCTGAGGTGCATCTGAGCACAGTTAATGGAGCCAGCGTGGCACGTGTGGCTCCTCCGGGGCCCCTACATTGCCTCAG atTAATTCTTGAGAAGGAAGGGCCTCGTTCTTTATTTCGGGGCCTGGGGCCAAATCTAATTGGAGTGGCTCCTTCACG GGCCATCTACTTTGCCGCCTATTCCAGCTCAAAGGAAAGACTGAACTGTGTGTTTGAACCAGACTCCACGCAGTTGCACATGACGTCTGCTGGAATTGCAG GGTTCACGGCCATAACAGCAACCAACCCAATTTGGTTGATTAAGACGCGTCTACAGTTGGACGCCAG GAAACGTGGGGAGCGTCGCATGAATGCTTTCGAGTGTGTGCGGCGTGTGTATCAGACGGATGGGCTACGTGGGTTTTACCGCGGCATGTCTGCGTCTTATGCAGGCATCTCAGAGACTGTGATTCACTTTGTGATCTATGAAAGCATAAAGCGGCGTCTTTTAGAGGCCAAAGCAGCAACGCACATGGATGGGGCTGAGGACACAGCCAAGGACGCGTCAGACTTCGTGGGCATGATGCTGGCAGCCGCCACTTCCAAGACCTGCGCCACCTGCATAGCCTATCCACACG AGGTAATCCGCACACGGCTAAGGGAAGAAGGTACCAAATACCGCTCGTTCTTCCAGAGTCTCAACCTGGTGATTAGAGAGGAAAGCTATCGAGCTCTGTACCGAGGACTCACCACACATCTGGTCCGACAGATCCCCAACACGGCCGTCATGATGTGCACCTACGAGTTCGTCGTCTACCTGCTCGAAGGCTAA
- the LOC132107725 gene encoding E3 ubiquitin/ISG15 ligase TRIM25-like, with amino-acid sequence MAESATSRYEDQFICSVCLDRLKEPVTIPCGHSYCMSCITDCWEQKEQEPQYSCPQCRESFSQRPLLKKNTLIAEMMETLQKTSLQTAAVECDVCTTEKSRAVKSCLQCLASFCQTHLQLHYQSPAFMKHKLVDASRNIQENICLSHKKPLDIFCQDDGQCICYLCMIDNHDGHRVVSVDSEWTSKKKELMEKKAACQKLIEERERGQQELNEAVKFLKSSAEEAVEDIEKVFTELICSLEKNRSEIKEQIRDQEKTEIDRAEKLHKHLDQELTELRKTQAEIEKLLITDDQIHCLKSCQSVCVLPTLEDVPSFTQHTHLSFKDISISAFREVLEDVCQQQTARISREVSKVHVAEPPKPETPNEFLQYFCQLHLDPNTVNTNLKLSEGNRKASHSDEVQQYPDHPERFDIYSHVLCIKGLCGRCYWEVECSGNDWSVAVSYRGINRKGQSNDCRLGFNNKSWRLTHCYQDFYIRHDDKQVHLSPFHSSRIGVYLDHRAGTLSFYSVSDTMTLLYTLQTTFTEPLYPAFGIGEGFIRIIEQKRILQTHK; translated from the exons ATGGCTGAATCTGCAACGAGTCGGTATGAGGATCAGTTCATCTGTTCAGTGTGTTTGGATCGGCTGAAGGAGCCGGTGACGATTccctgtggacacagttactgtatgAGCTGTATTACTGACTGCTGGGAGCAGAAGGAGCAGGAGCCGCAGTACAGCTGTCCCCAATGCAGAGAGAGCTTCAGTCAGAGACCTCTCCTGAAGAAGAACACTCTGATAGCGGAGATGATGGAGACGCTGCAGAAGACGTCTCTACAAACGGCTGCTGTGGAGTGTGATGTTTGCACTACAGAGAAGAGCAGAGCTGTAAAGTCCTGTCTGCAGTGCTTGGCCTCCTTCTGTCAAACTCACCTGCAGCTTCACTATCAATCTCCTGCGTTTATGAAGCACAAACTAGTCGATGCCTCCAGAAACATTCAGGAGAACATCTGCCTCAGTCATAAAAAACCTCTGGATATTTTCTGTCAGGATGATGGTCAATGCATTTGTTATTTGTGTATGATTGATAACCATGATGGCCACAGAGTGGTGTCTGTGGATTCAGAATGGACTAGTAAAAAG AAAGAGTTAATGGAGAAAAAGGCTGCATGTCAAAAGCTAATCGAGGAGCGTGAAAGAGGTCAGCAAGAGCTCAATGAAGCTGTGAAGTTcctcaaa AGTTCAGCAGAAGAGGCCGTGGAGGACATTGAGAAGGTCTTCACTGAGCTCATCTGCTCTCTGGAGAAGAATCGCTCTGAGATTAAAGAGCAGATCAGAGATCAGGAGAAGACTGAGATAGATCGAGCAGAGAAACTTCACAAACATCTTGATCAAGAGCTGACAGAACTCAGAAAAACACAAGCAGAGATTGAGAAACTTCTGATTACTGATGATCAGATCCACTGTCTGAAG AgctgtcagtctgtgtgtgttttacccACATTGGAAGACGTTCCCAGCTTCACTCAACACACTCATCTGTCTTTTAAAGACATTTCAATCTCAGCATTCAGAGAAGTTTTGGAGGACGTCTGTCAACAGCAAACAGCCAGAATATCTCGAgaag TGTCAAAGGTCCATGTTGCAGAGCCTCCAAAACCTGAAACCCCAAATGAGTTTTTGCAGT ATTTCTGTCAACTTCACCTGGATCCAAACACTGTGAACACAAATCTCAAACTGTCTGAAGGGAACAGAAAAGCATCACATTCAGATGAAGTCCAGCAATATCCTGATCACCCAGAGCGATTCGATATATATTCCCATGTCCTGTGTATAAAGGGTTTGTGCGGTCGCTGTTACTGGGAGGTTGAGTGCAGTGGGAATGACTGGTCTGTAGCAGTTTCCTACAGAGGAATTAATCGTAAAGGACAAAGTAATGACTGCAGACTTGGGTTTAATAACAAGTCCTGGAGACTGACCCACTGTTATCAGGATTTCTATATCAGACATGATGATAAACAAGTCCATCTCTCTCCTTTCCATTCATCTAGAATAGGAGTGTATCTGGATCACAGggcaggaactctgtccttctacagcgtctctgacactATGACTCTTCTTTACACATTGCAGACCACTTTCACTGAACCCCTCTACCCTGCATTTGGGATTGGAGAAGGTTTTATCAGGATCATTGAGCAGAAGAGGATTCTCCAAACCCACAAATAA